A genomic segment from Nicotiana sylvestris chromosome 1, ASM39365v2, whole genome shotgun sequence encodes:
- the LOC138891206 gene encoding uncharacterized protein, with amino-acid sequence MGRGHPRGGGQAGRDALALDAVIRGIISVGGRDYLVLFDPGSTYSYASSLFARFLVISPEPLGTPIHVSILVGNFLVVDRVYRSCMVIFCVFETRVDLLLLDMLDFEVILGMDWLSPYHTGLDCHAKTVSLTMPRLTRLEWKGSTVNTFGRVISFLKARHMVEKGCLAYLAYVRDTTAKSLTIDSVPVVREFSNVFSSDLPSMPPDRDIDFCIDLAPSTQPISILPYSMAPKELNEQFEEFLAKGFVRPSVSPWVHQYYL; translated from the exons ATGGGTAGAGgtcatcctagaggtggaggtcaggcagggagag atgcattggccttagATGCCGTCATTAGAGGTATTATTTCCGTCGGCGGTAGAGAttatttggtattatttgatccagggtctacttattcatatgcatcatctctatttgctcgtttcctggttatttctcctgagcctttgggcactcctaTTCATGTATCCATTCTTGTGGGCAATTTTTTGGTTGTGGATCGAGTCTACCGGTCCTGTATGGTCATATTCTGTGTTTTTGAGACTAGAGTGGATCTCCTGTTACTTGATATgctcgactttgaggtcatcttgggcatggattggttatctccatatcacaccggcctagattgccatgccaagactgtttcaCTGACGATGCCAAGGTTAACGAGgttagagtggaagggttccacagttaATACATTTGGTCGGGTTAtttctttcctgaaggctcggcatatggtcgagaaggggtgtttggcttatctagcttatgttcgggacaccactgCAAAGTCTTtgacgattgattcagttccagtagttcgaGAGTTCTCCAATGTGTTTTCTTCTGATCTTCCtagcatgccaccggatcgtgatattgatttttgtattgatttggctccaagcACCCAACCTATATCTATTCTACCATACAGCATGGCTCCTAAAGAGTTGAATGAGCAGTTTGAGGAGTtcttagcaaaggggtttgttagacccagtgtatcaccttgggtgcACCAGtattatttgtaa